A window of the Gossypium hirsutum isolate 1008001.06 chromosome A03, Gossypium_hirsutum_v2.1, whole genome shotgun sequence genome harbors these coding sequences:
- the LOC107887904 gene encoding uncharacterized protein codes for MAGEMIENAVRGGKIKGEMAKRSAPRRKDNEVNSLNSRAVTIGQPKAEQLSTQRQESSTRQNSEKIQFTPIPVTYRELYQSLYDAHAIGPFHLKPLQPPFPKWYDANAKCEYYAGIPGHSIENCTGFKKVVERLIKMGVVKFDSTPNTENPLPDHGNQGVNAIDETREGKIKEDIAKVKIPMKGSSGERQICVLGNERQETHRPRIIISLPGNNEVGAQIGPRVVIHKPNPFPYKDEKRVPWSYDCSIAIPEGESIASASRGVQNEGSHTRSGKRYDGGSIRVEPVKMKDVEVEREKEMEVPINEPVKEEEAKEFIKFLKHSEYSVVEQLHKQPACISVLALLLSFDVYRDALLKVLNETYVTHDISVNKLDRLVNNICADNFIYFNDDEIPPGGVGSTKSLHITTQCKGYTLPSVLIDNGSALNVLLLSTLNRLPIDSSHMKTCHNVVRAFDGTERKVMGRIDIPLEIGPNTYEVDFLVMDIKPSNNYLLGRPWIHSVGAVPSSLHQKLKLVTEGRLITINAEEDIIAEVTSKAPYVEASEEAIECSFRSLEIINATFILEGNEMPVPKMSRATMIAL; via the exons ATGGCAggtgagatgattgagaatgccgtGAGAGGCGGTAAAATCAAGGGGGAAATggctaaaagatcggccccaagaAGAAAGGATAACGAGGTAAATAGCCTCAATTCAAGAGCAGTCACAATTGGTCAACCCAAAGCAGAGCAACTAAGTACTCAAAGACAGGAATCGAGTACAAGACAGAATTCGGAAAAGATACAATTCACGCCTATCcctgtgacgtatcgtgagctttatcaaagcttatatgATGCACATGCCATCGGTCCATTTCACTTGAAACCACTGCAGCCACCGttccccaaatggtatgatgcaaatgctaaatgCGAATATTACGCGGGAATACCGGGGCATTCAATTGAAAACTGCACTGGATTCAAGAAGGTCGTGGAGAGGcttatcaagatgggggttgtgaaattcGACAGTACCCCTAATACCGAAAATCCATTACCAGAtcatggcaatcaaggagtgaatgccatcGATGAAACAAGGGAAGGAAAAATCAAAGAAGATATTGCTAAAGTGAAGATACCCATGAAA GGTAGTTCTGGCGAAAGACAAATATGTGTACTGGGAAATGAACGACAAGAAACCCACCGgccaagaattattatttccttacCGGGAAATAATGAAGTGGGGGCGCAAATCGGGCCCAGGGTTGTCATCCATAAACCcaatcctttcccttacaaggatgaAAAAAGGGTGCCATGGAGTTATGATTGCAGTATAGCAATACCTGAGGGGGAGAGTATAGCCAGTGCATCTAGAGGTGTACAAAATGAAGGTTCCCATACGCGGagtgggaagcgttatgatgGGGGGAGCATCAGAGTGGAGCCTGTAAAGATGAAAGATGTCGAGGTTGAGAGGGAGAAAGAAATGGAAGTACCCATAAATGAGCCAGTGAAGGAGGAAGAGGCTAAGGAGTTTATAAAATTccttaagcatagcgagtatagcgtggtcgaGCAGTTGCATAAGCAGCCGGCATGTATATCAGTGTTAGCCCTACTCCTGAGTTTTGATGTGTATCGGGATGCATTGTTAAAGGTGCTTAatgaaacatatgtcacccatgacatatccgttaacaagctGGACCGGTTGGTAAACAACATTTGTGCTGACAACTTTatctacttcaatgatgatgaaattccacccgGGGGCGTAGGGTCAACCAAATCCCTGCACATCACTACTCAGTGCAAAGGATACACACTCCCAAGTGTACTAATTGATAATGGGTCTGCTTTGAACGTCCTTCTATTATCCACATTAAATAGATTACCCAtcgacagttcgcacatgaagaCATGTCACAATGTGGTGAGAGCCTTTGATGGAACTGAAAGGAAAGTGATGGGACGAATTGACATCCCTCTGGAGATTGGGCCAAATACATATGAAGTcgatttcttggtgatggatatcaagccctccaaTAATTatttattggggagaccatggatacactcggtaGGAGCGGTGCCCTcctcattgcaccaaaaattaaagttagtgaCGGAGGGACGCctaataaccatcaatgcggaggaGGACATCATAGCGGAAGTCACCAGTAAGGCCCCTTATGTCGAGGCAAGTGAAGAGGCTATCGAGTGTTCTTTCCGCTCTTTAGAAATCATTAATGCCaccttcattttggaaggaaatGAGATGCCGGTACCCAAAATGTCTAGAGCTACTATGATAGCCCTGTAA